In a genomic window of Aggregatimonas sangjinii:
- a CDS encoding CCC motif membrane protein produces the protein MNNQLPGASNALTFGILSLVLVFVCCGPFAAIFSFIALSNAKKAERIHLENPGEYTGIENVKTGRVLAYIGLALSAIALLFLILYFGAIIAILASAGLEGNY, from the coding sequence ATGAACAATCAATTACCGGGCGCCAGTAATGCCCTAACTTTCGGAATTCTCTCGTTAGTCCTGGTTTTCGTTTGCTGCGGACCGTTCGCCGCGATATTTAGTTTTATCGCTTTATCGAACGCCAAAAAAGCCGAACGCATTCATTTGGAAAATCCCGGAGAGTATACAGGAATCGAAAATGTCAAAACAGGTCGCGTATTGGCCTATATCGGGCTGGCATTATCCGCTATCGCCTTGTTATTCCTTATCCTCTATTTTGGGGCCATTATCGCCATTTTAGCCAGTGCCGGTTTGGAAGGTAACTACTAG
- a CDS encoding Smr/MutS family protein → MSVFAIGDAVETLDDTIKGIVVGVSPKEIIIESSDGFQLHYAANELMKIDTGDTIKVTNYEVARIKSEKEIPKRKNNPAPKAKERNAPKMEVDLHINQLIKSSKGMSKHDMLNLQLETAKRQLQFAISKRIQKIVFIHGVGEGVLKEELNYLFRRHENVTYYDADYKKYGLGATEVYIHQNK, encoded by the coding sequence ATGAGTGTTTTTGCAATAGGGGATGCCGTAGAAACCTTAGACGATACGATTAAGGGGATCGTGGTGGGCGTTTCTCCGAAAGAAATCATTATTGAGAGCAGCGACGGGTTTCAATTGCATTACGCTGCAAATGAATTGATGAAAATAGATACGGGCGACACCATCAAGGTCACCAACTACGAAGTAGCCAGAATAAAATCGGAAAAAGAGATCCCGAAACGAAAAAATAACCCTGCTCCCAAAGCCAAGGAACGGAATGCCCCAAAGATGGAGGTAGACCTTCATATCAACCAATTGATAAAGTCCAGCAAGGGAATGAGCAAACACGATATGCTAAATCTTCAATTGGAAACGGCTAAAAGACAGTTGCAGTTTGCCATCAGCAAGCGTATCCAGAAAATCGTTTTTATTCACGGTGTGGGCGAAGGCGTTCTTAAGGAGGAGTTGAACTACCTGTTCAGGCGTCATGAAAATGTTACCTACTATGACGCGGACTATAAAAAATATGGTCTAGGAGCGACCGAAGTATATATCCATCAAAATAAGTAG
- a CDS encoding CCC motif membrane protein — protein sequence MEQQKLPNATLILVFGILSIVTCCCYGVIGLIFGIVSLVLANKAIALYKANPELYTDASNVKTGRILAIIGIVLSVLALIYYIGIIAYFGMDTIQDQQLMQEKLEELLGQ from the coding sequence ATGGAACAACAAAAATTACCCAACGCAACCCTCATCTTAGTATTTGGAATCCTGTCAATCGTAACTTGTTGCTGTTACGGGGTTATCGGACTCATCTTCGGTATTGTATCCTTGGTCCTGGCGAACAAGGCCATTGCCTTATATAAAGCAAATCCAGAGCTGTATACCGATGCCAGCAATGTAAAAACAGGAAGAATCCTAGCGATAATAGGGATCGTACTTAGCGTATTGGCATTGATTTATTATATCGGCATAATTGCTTACTTCGGTATGGACACCATACAAGATCAGCAATTGATGCAAGAAAAACTTGAAGAACTATTAGGTCAATAA
- a CDS encoding cysteine desulfurase family protein: MKVYFDNAATTRVRDEVIAKMQTALADCYGNPSSTHSFGRTAKTAIETARKTIAKYLNAHPSEIIFTSGGTEADNMIMRCSVRDLDVETIITSRIEHHAVTHTAEDLEQEYGIALKYVDLDAFGNPDLDHLEELLKADASKKLVCLMHVNNEIGNMIDVKAISRLCVANQALFLSDTVQSIGHFEWDLAEIPIDFLTAAAHKFHGPKGIGFAFIRKNSNLKPMISGGAQERGCRAGTESYHNIVGLEEAFISAYDNLNEERDYVQGLKAYFIETIKKEIPEVEFNGLSGDLEKSTYTLVNLRLPIDRRKALMLLFHLDIKGVACSQGSACQSGSGKGSHVLNEILSEEEMMKPSLRFSFSRYNTKDEIDYAVMVLKDFMAD, encoded by the coding sequence ATGAAAGTATACTTTGATAATGCCGCCACGACACGGGTACGCGATGAGGTCATTGCAAAAATGCAGACCGCCCTTGCAGATTGCTATGGCAACCCTTCTTCTACCCATAGTTTTGGGCGTACGGCCAAGACGGCCATCGAAACCGCAAGAAAAACGATCGCGAAATATTTGAACGCACATCCTTCTGAAATCATATTTACCTCTGGAGGTACCGAGGCCGATAATATGATTATGCGTTGCAGTGTCCGTGATTTAGATGTCGAGACCATTATCACCAGTAGAATAGAGCATCATGCGGTAACCCATACGGCTGAAGATTTAGAACAGGAATATGGCATCGCACTGAAATATGTTGACCTTGATGCGTTTGGGAACCCAGATCTTGATCATTTGGAAGAACTCCTAAAGGCAGATGCTTCAAAGAAATTGGTTTGTCTCATGCACGTGAACAATGAAATCGGAAATATGATCGACGTTAAGGCGATCAGCCGATTATGCGTTGCAAATCAGGCTTTGTTTCTTTCCGACACCGTACAATCAATCGGTCATTTTGAATGGGACTTGGCCGAAATCCCCATCGATTTTCTAACAGCTGCGGCGCATAAATTCCATGGCCCAAAAGGCATCGGTTTTGCGTTTATTCGTAAAAATTCGAACCTGAAACCAATGATTTCGGGAGGGGCCCAAGAGCGGGGTTGCCGCGCGGGAACGGAATCTTATCACAATATCGTGGGCTTGGAAGAGGCGTTTATCTCGGCCTATGATAATTTGAATGAGGAGCGTGATTACGTACAAGGACTCAAAGCCTATTTTATAGAAACTATAAAAAAGGAAATTCCAGAGGTTGAATTCAATGGTCTTTCAGGGGATTTGGAAAAGAGTACGTACACCTTGGTGAATTTGCGCTTGCCGATAGATCGGCGAAAAGCGCTGATGTTGTTATTTCATTTGGATATCAAGGGAGTGGCCTGTTCCCAAGGAAGTGCCTGCCAATCGGGTAGTGGAAAGGGTTCTCATGTGCTGAATGAAATTCTATCCGAAGAAGAAATGATGAAACCGTCGTTGCGGTTTTCTTTTTCTAGGTACAACACTAAAGATGAA
- a CDS encoding DUF2752 domain-containing protein, with the protein MRLATLLLVLEDYMLPCFTKKFFGFDCPGCGLQRATLSLVKGDFTAAFEMYPAIYPLVLLILFIITTAFVKIKFELIVKILLAITTGIVILASYIFKMNNLIH; encoded by the coding sequence ATGCGATTAGCTACTTTGTTATTGGTGTTGGAGGACTATATGCTTCCGTGCTTTACCAAAAAATTTTTTGGCTTTGATTGTCCGGGATGCGGTTTGCAAAGAGCTACGCTATCATTGGTCAAGGGTGACTTTACTGCTGCATTTGAAATGTATCCTGCGATTTACCCCTTAGTCCTGCTTATCCTATTTATCATCACCACGGCATTCGTAAAAATTAAATTTGAATTGATCGTGAAGATTTTACTCGCCATTACCACTGGGATCGTAATTCTTGCCAGTTATATTTTTAAAATGAATAACCTAATCCACTAA